A segment of the Chlamydiales bacterium genome:
TGCACCGACCGAAGCCCCTAAAGCTCTTCCCTCAAAACGAGAAGACAAGGGCCCTGGCGGCGCACCGCGAAAAGCCGGCTTTAAAGAGTTCCGCGATGTAAAACCTCAAAAACGCACTGGCGAAGGTCAAAGGTTTGACTCGAGAGACAGACAAGGTCTGCGCGACTCTGAAGATGAGACCTGGCGCAAGAAGAGACCATCTCACAAGATGCGTCCTGGCGAGATCGAAGAGACGATCATCCGTCCAAAAGAGTTAAATGTCCGCATCCCAATTAGTGTGAAGGACCTCGCATCTGCTATGAAGTTAAAAGCTTCTCAGCTGCTTGCAAAACTTCTCATGCAGGGTGTCGTCCTAACTCTAAACGATATGCTCGACGATGAGACGACCGTTCAGCTTTTGGGCCACGAATTCGAGTGCGAAATCAAGATCGACAGAACAGAAGAAGAGCGCATACGCATCACCGACAAGACGATTAAGCAAGAGATCCTAGAGTCTACTCCTGCGTCTCTCGTTCTAAGACCTCCTGTTGTGACCTTCATGGGACACGTCGACCACGGCAAAACAAGCCTCATCGACAAGATCCGCTCGACAAATATCGCAGCAGGTGAAGCTGGCGCCATCACGCAGCACATCGGCGCGTTTAAGTGCCACACAGCCGTCGGCGACATCACGATTCTCGATACGCCTGGTCACGAGGCCTTTTCTGCGATGAGATCCCGCGGAGCAGATGTCACGGATATTATTGTTCTTGTGATTGCAGGTGATGAAGGAATGCGCGCTCAGACGCTAGAAGCGATTGAACAGGCGACAAAAGCTGCTGTTCCAATCCTTGTTGCGATCAACAAGTCGGACAAACCAAACTTCAATCCTGAAACTGTATACCGTCAACTCGCTGACAACAACCTGCTTCCTGAGCCTTGGGGTGGAACAACAATCACCGTAAACTGCTCTGCTCATACCGGCGCAGGGGTGAAAGAGCTCTTAGAGATGCTCGCCTTGCAGGCGGAGATCTTGGAGTTAAAAGCAAATCCTCACGCAAGAGCGCGAGGAGCTGTGATCGAATCTGAGATGCACAAGGGAATGGGGCCAGTGGCTACACTTCTGGTTAAAAACGGCACCCTGCGCATCGGAGATCCAGTTGTATTCGACCAGCACTGGGCACGCGTAAAGACGATGCAGGATGAGAGAGGCAAGGAGATGACAGAAGCCGGCCCCTCAACACCAGTAAAAATCACAGGCCTTTCCGGTCTTCCAGAAGCGGGCAGCGATTTCATCGTGGTTAAAAACGAGAAAGAAGCGCGAGACCTCTCCTACGAGAGAACGCTCGGCAAGAAGCATGCGACGATGTCGATTAGCAAGCGCGCTCCGATCGAATCGTTCATGGAGCAGACTGGCGGCAAACTGGTGAAAAAGACACTTAGCCTTATTCTGCGCGCCGACGTACAAGGCTCTCTGGATGCGCTCAAGAATTCGATTGCTAAGATTCTCTCTAAAAAAGTGGATATCAACGTGATCTCTGCAGATGTTGGAGAGATCTCTGAATCTGATATCGAGCTTGCAGCGGCTTCAAAAGCTCCTATCATCGGCTTCCACACTAAGATTGCAAGCCATGCGGATAGGATGATCAAAGAGTTGAAAGTTGTAGTTAAAACGCACGATGTGATCTATCACGCAGTCGATGACATCAAAGAGATCATGCTCGCTCTTCTGGATAAGATCCCACAAGAGAACGACACGGGATCCGCTGAGGTGAAAACGACCTTCAAAGCTTCACAGCTGGGCGTTATCGCAGGCTGCCAAGTTCTCGATGGAACGATCAAGCGCAATAACCACATCCGCGTCATCCGCGATAAAGAGGTGGTATGGAAAGGGGCGATCTCCTCCCTACGCCGCGTGAAAGAAGATGTTCGCGAGGTGAGCAAGGGTTACGAGTGCGGAATCCTTCTGAATAATTATAACGATGTGAAGGTAGGCGACATTCTACAAGCCTACGAGATCACCTACCTGCAGCAGGAGCTCTAGACCATTCGATGGCAAAAAAACGTATTGAACGTCTTAACTCGCTTTTGAAAGAGGTCCTCTCCGAAGTGATCCGCGAAGATGTGAGAGACCCTAGGCTCTCCCCTCTTGTTAGCGTCACGCGCGTTGATATTACGAATGATCTTCAGCATGCAAAGGTCTACATCAGCGTCATCGGCACGAAGCTTCAAAAAGAGTCGACGATTCAAGCGCTTCAATCGGCAGCGGGCTTTGTCGCGCTCACAGCATCGAAAAAAGTTGTGATGCGCTACTTTCCTGCACTAAACTTCAAGCTAGATCAGGCTCTGGAAGAGCAGCTTAGAATTGAAGAGGTTCTAGGAGAGATCCACAAAGAGCAGAAGTCAAGAAAAGAGCCTCCCGCTGAACAAGAGCCTTAATTCAGAGAGGGTCTTTTAAACGATGCACGATCTATCCGGCATTCTGCTGATCGACAAACCCGCAGGCAGAAGCTCCTTTAGCCTTATTCCCGTATTAAGAAGACTCACAGGGGTCCAGACGATCGGCCACGCAGGCACACTCGACCCTTTTGCAACCGGCGTCTTGGTCATGCTGGTCGGAAGATCCTTCACAAAGCAGTCGGATCAGTTTCTTGCTTCTGAAAAAGAGTATCGTGCACAGGTAAAGCTCGGCATCGCAACAGACACCTTCGACTGCGATGGAAAGCCGATCGCGACCTCAGAAAAAGTTCCCTCTCTTCAAGAGATCGAAGAGTGCCTGAAAAAATTCCAAGGAAAGATCCTCCAAACGCCTCCAATGTTCTCTGCCAAGAAAGTGAAGGGAAAAAAGCTCTATGAGCTGGCAAGAAAAGGGATTGAGATCGAAAGAGCTCCCGTTGAGATTACCCTCTCTACAACGCTGATTAGCTATGCGTATCCATTTTTAGATCTTACCGTTGCCTGCTCAAAAGGCACCTACATCCGTTCGATTGCCGATGAGCTAGGAAGAGAGCTCGGCTGCTTCGGCCACCTCTCCTCCCTCGTGCGCACCCGCAGCGGCTCATTCAACTTAAGCGAGTGCCACTCCTGGGAGCAGATCTCATCCCCCTCTTTCGACTTCAAAGCCTCCCTAAAAAAATAGAAGACGCCCGCCCTAAGAAAACGGACAAAAAACGGACTAGAATGGACAGGAAATGGACGAAAACGGACAGGCGGGCAAGAAAAAAAGAATTCATATCTCTTTCTTTTGGCGCGTGTCCGTTCTCGTCCGTTTCCTGTCCATGTTCGTCCTTTTTTGTCCATTTCTTCCTCCGAGCGCCTCTTCCTCTTTAAAGGAGTAATATCATGCTAATCATCGATGATCTGAGCGAGATTCCAGCGCTGCCGGGGCCGATTAGCCTCTCGATTGGAAATTTTGATGGTGTGCATCTGGGCCATAAGAGCTTACTCTCGCGTTTAAGAGAGCGGGCTGGACCAAATGGAACATCTGCGATACTCAGCTTTATCAATCATCCCGCCACTGTGCTCGCTGGCAAACCCGCTGCACCTGCGATTTGCACGCTGGAACATAAGATCGAGCTTTTAAAAAGAGCGGGCGTGGATCTTGCGATCTTCCTCACATTTTCCAAAGAGCTAGCGAAGGAGCCTTTTGACCTCTTCCTTAAGCAGATTAAAAAGAAACTTCCTTTTTCATTTCTCATCTTGGGAAAAGGCGCCGCCTTTGGCCATGCAAGACAGGGAGATGAGACGCGCGTAAAAGCAGTGGAAAAGGAGCTGGACTTTCAAGCGGAGTATCTCTCAAAAGAGGAGCTCAATGGGGAAGTGGTCTCTTCTGGCAGGATCCGCAAAGAGATAGAAAAAGGAGATTTAGCACTGCTTGAAAAGCTCCTAAACCGCCCCTATTCGATCTACGCACGGGTAGGGGAAAACGGAGCTGTCCATTGCAAGGATCTCGCTCTCTTGCCCAGCGGCAGTTATGAGGTGTGCTGCAAGAGCGATCAAAAAAAAATCTTTACTACAGCAAAAATCGATCGTGAGCACTCCGCAATTGCTATAGATCTCTCTTCAGCTTATCATCTCTCTTCTTCAGACCCAGTGGAAATAATTTTTAAGGTGTAACGATGGCAGAACTCTCGTGTGGAATTGTAGGCCTTCCCAACGTAGGCAAATCGACCCTCTTCAATGCGATTACAAGAACGGCTGCTGCAGCTGCGGCTAACTACCCTTTTTGTACAATCGATCCAAATGTGGGCATCGTTGAAGTGCCAGATCCGCGTCTTGCAGTCTTGTCCTCAATCTCTGGGAGTAAAAAGCTCATTCCTGCTGCTGTGACGTTTGTCGATATCGCAGGTCTTGTTGCGGGCGCCTCTCAAGGTGAGGGCCTCGGAAACCAGTTCCTCGCCAACATCCGCGAAACACAGGCGATACTGCACGTTGTTCGCTGCTTCGAAAATGATGATGTCATCCACGTAGCAGGGCGCGTCGATCCAATTGCCGATATCGAAGTGATCAACTTGGAGCTCATCCTCTCCGATATGCAGATGGTTGAGAACGCTCTTCAGAAGCTGGAGAAGCAGTTAAAATCCAAAAAAGAGTTGCAACCTCTTCACGATGCATTGAAAAAGGCTCAAGCTCACCTCAATGCGAGCAAGCCAGTGAGAAGTCTCTCGCTAACGCCAGAAGAGAAGCAGCTCCTATCCACATATCCTTTTCTTACGAATAAAAAGATCGTTTACGCTGCGAACGTCGCAGAGGACTCTCTTCCTTCAATGGAGAACGAGCATGTGCAAAAAGTGCGCGCCTACGCGGAAAAAGAGGGAAGCATGGTGATTCCCATCTGCGCTCGCCTTGAAGAAGAGGTCTCTCAGCTTTCTGAAGCGGACGCTGCAGAATTTCTACAGTCGCTCGGTCTAAAAGAGACTGGGCTCAATCGCCTTGTCAAAGCGGCGTTTGAAACGCTTGATCTAATCACCTTTCTAACGACTGGAGAGATGGAGACGCGCGCTTGGACGATTGAGAAAGGGATGACGGCTCAAGAGTCTGCCGGCAAGATCCACACCGACATTCAGAAAGGCTTCATCCGCGCTGAAGTTATCTCCTATCAGGACTTTGTGCACTACAAAGGAAGGGTGGGAGCTCGCGAAGCGGGAAAGGCCCGCTCCGAAGGGAAAGAGTATATCGTTAAGGATGGGGACGTGATCCTCTTCTTCCATAACTAAGGGATAGGTTCATGCAAGATCTCTTCATCACGACAACCCCCTTTTTGCAACCTCTTCTCTTGAAAGAGTTACAAGAGATGGGAGTCCCCAGCATTCGTCAAGGTTTGGCTGGCCTTTTTATCCCAAGAGAGATGGAGTGGGTCTATAAGATCAACTACTGCTCGCGCTTTGCAACGCGTGTGCTCTGGCCCTTTCTGCAGTTCCGCTGCGAAGATCGTGAGGATCTCTATCGGGGGGCGTATGATATCGACTGGCCAGGAATTTTCTCCGCCGACCAGACATTTGCCATCGATGCAAATGTCACCAGCCCAACTATCCGCCACAGCCTTTTTGCAGCTCAAGTGGTTAAAGATGCGATCTGCGACCGCTTCCGCAAGGCGCGCCTCGATCGCCCCTCTGTTAAGACCGATGACCCCGACGTGCAGTTCAACCTCTTCATCTACAATGGAATCGCCACCCTCAGCCTCGACACCTCTGGCGCTCCCCTGTTTAAACGAGGATGGCGGACGCAAACGGGCGATGCGCCTCTTCCAGAGTCGGTCGCTGCTGCAGTACTCAGCTTATCGAACTTCTCCTCAGATGAGATCCTCTGCGATCCTTTCTGCGGAAGCGGCACCATCCTCATCGAAGCGGCGTTTCACTTAACGCAAACTCCTTCGGGATTTTTCCGTAAGTCGTGGGGGTTTTTCAACCATCCCAACTTCTCAGAGAGCGAGTGGCAGAAGGTAAAAGCCGAAGCGGATCATCACAGAACGCCCCTCCCCTCTGGCAAGCTCTTTGGAGCAGATAAAGATCCGATGGCGATCAATATGTGCGCACACAATTTAAAGAACGCGAATTTTGAGTATGAGATCGAGGTGACCCCAAAAGATATTCGCTCCTACTTCCCAGAGACGCCTCCAACACTTATTCTCTCAAACCCTCCTTACGGGAAGCGCCTGCAGACTTCGATGGAGCTCTATCAAGCCCTTGGCCACTTCATGAAAACGCGCTGCGCAAAGGGATGCAGAGCGAGCATCCTCTGTCCCGATGAGAACCTGATGAAAAACTCCGGTCTTACAATCGTTCGAAAGCAGCCCGTCTCCTACGGCGGCATAAGCCTTTTCCTATTTCATCTCACCGCAGAGTGAGCACAGGAAGAGCGCTCGGAAAAGAGAAAAAATTCTTTCCCTCTCTCTTGCCCGCCTGTCCATTTCCTGTCCATTTTCGTCCGTTTCCTGTCCATGAACGTCCGTGCTCCCGGGCGGGCTTTCTTCTGCAGGCCTTTTTCCCATGATTGACAAGCCACCTTCTGCTCTATAATATCCACACCTGGTGCAAATGGTATAAGGTGAAATGGCTGAAAAAACCGAAAAGGCGACCCCAAAGAAGCTGCGCGATGCGCGGAAGAAGGGGCAAGTCGCCAAAGCTCAAGATTTTCCCTCCGCTCTCACCTTTATCGTCTCTATCGCAGCTACGATTGTTTCCGGGGGCTACCTTTATGAGGAGCTCTCATCCTACTTCATCACTACTTTCAAGCGCTCAGCTACAGATATCGACCTCGCCAACCGCGCGGGAGGATATTTAGAGGAGGCGATCACCGTCATCATGAACTGCACTTGGCCTGTGCTGGTGATCACGGTCTGCGTCGGGGTAATGACCAACTTCCTTCTCGTGGGGCCAATGTTTTCGGCTGAAGCGTTAAAGCCCGACCTCCAGAGATTGAATCCGGTTACGAACATCAAAAACCTCTTCAAATTTAAAACCCTCTTCGAGCTTATAAAGTCGATCCTAAAAATTGCTGGCGCTGTGATCCTCATCTACTCGGTCGTCTGGGATAGTTTGGGAGATATCATCTCCACAGCGGGGATGCCCATCTCTGGAATCTTGGCTCTCTTTAACTCCTTCCTCTTTAAAGTGATTCTCCGCGTCGGAATCTTCTTCATCGCGATCGCAGTTGCCGATCTCGTCTATCAGAGACGAAACTTTGCCAAAGAGATGAAGATGGAAAAATTCGAGGTGAAGCAGGAGTATAAAGACACTGAGGGAGATCCTCACATTAAAAGCAAACGTCGTCAGCAAGCTCAAGAGATTGCCTATCAAGAAGGCCCAAGCGCTGCACGCAGAGCGCGGGCGATTGTCACGAATCCGATTCACATCGCTGTTGCAATCGAGTATGATGAGGAGAAGGAGCCGGCCCCAAAAATTGTTACGATGGGTCAGGGTCCGATAGCGGACCGGATTATTCAGATCGCTGTTCAGCACAATATTCCCGTGATGCGCAACGTTCCGCTTGCACATACCCTTTTCGAAAAAGGCAAGATCGGCGAGTATGTACCTGAGGAGACCTATCAGGCAATTGCGGAAATCCTGAGATGGCTGAAAGGGATCGAGGGCCCAGAGGCAATACACGAAGAACTATTTAAAAAATGAAAGACTTCATAACCAAACTCTCTAAAGCCCTAAGCGGAAGCAAGATCCTCGAGACCCTCGCGCGATCGAGCGACGTCATTTTAGCCTTCTTCATCATCATCATTATCATGGTGATTATCATCCCGATCTCCCCCGGGATCCTGGATAGTCTAATCGCCCTTAACATGACCATCTCCGTTGCCCTTCTGATGGTTGCCCTCTATATTCCGAAGGCAGTTCAGCTCTCGATGTTCCCCTCTCTACTTCTGATCACAACGCTCTTCCGATTGGGAATCGAGATCGCAGCTACAAAACTGATCCTCCTCCACGCAGATGCGGGACATATCATTCTTGCATTCGGTAACTTCGTCGTTGGCGGTAGCTTCATTGTCGGCGGTATCGTCTTCTTAATCATCACGATCGTCCAGTTTATCGTTGTGACAAAGGGTGCCGAGCGCGTAGCCGAAGTTGCTGCCCGCTTTACCCTCGATGCGATGCCCGGAAAGCAGATGAGTATCGACGCCGATATGCGCAGTGGTGTTATCGACGCTAACCAAGCCCGAGAGCTTCGCCTGGCTTTAGCAAAAGAGAGCCAACTCTACGGAGCTATGGACGGCGCGATGAAGTTCGTTAAAGGGGACGTCATCGCGGGTATCGTGATTGCGCTCATTAACATCGTCGGCGGTCTGATTATCGGGGTTGCGATGCACGGCATGACCGCGATGAGAGCGGCACAGATCTACACCCTGCTCTCCATCGGTGGTGGCCTCGTTACACAGATCCCTTCACTACTCATCTCCCTCACTGCTGGTATTGTCACCACACGCGTCTCTTCAGATAAAAAAGATACCAACTTAGGAAGAGAGATCTCCACTCAGCTACTTGGACAACCGAAAGCGATCATGATCGCCTCGGGTGTCCTTTTCGCAATGGGATGGATTAAAGGCTTTCCTACCATCGTTTTTACAGTTCTTTCACTCGGGCTTGGAACTGCAGGCTTTGTCACCTGGTATAAAGCTAAGAAGCGTGTTGCGAAAGCTGCAGCTGGAATCTCTGGCGCGCGCGTTGAAACCGACGTTGAGGGCCACGCCGTTGTTAGAGGCCCTGCAGATGAGTATGCGCTCACCCTACCTGTCATTTTGGAGGTGGGAAAAAACCTCTCTGCCATCATTAAAAAAGAGCGTCAGGGACTTACATTTATCGAGGATATGATCCCCAAGATGCGCCTTGCGCTCTACCAGGATCTCGGCGTGCGTTTTCCCGGCGTGCACGTACGCACCGACTCTCCCACTCTCGAAGCCGACGAGTATTCTATTTTCCTCAATGAGGTGCCAATCGTCCGCGGAAAGATCTTGGAGGGATACCTCTTAACGAATGAGTCGCCTGACAACCTGCGAAGATACAACCTCCCCTTTACGACAACAAAGAGCAGTGCTGGACAGCCCTCTCTTTGGGTCGACAGTAAATATCAGGAGATCCTTCAGAAAGCGGGCATTAAATTCTGGAAAGCTCTCGATGTAATGATCCTTCACCTCTCCTTCTTTTACAGACAGTACGCCGCTGAATTTATCGGCATTCAAGAGGTGCGCGGCATCTTAGAGTTCGTCGAGAAGTCCTATCCAGACCTCGTTAAAGAGGTCACACGTCTTGTTCCTCTCCAGAAGCTCACCGAGATCTATAAACGTCTTGTGCAGGAGCAGGTCTCCATTAAAGATCTAAGAACCATTATGGAAGCCCTCAGCGAGTGGGCGCAGACAGAAAAAGACACTGTACTCCTTACAGAGTATGTGCGCTCTTCACTG
Coding sequences within it:
- the ychF gene encoding redox-regulated ATPase YchF, with the translated sequence MAELSCGIVGLPNVGKSTLFNAITRTAAAAAANYPFCTIDPNVGIVEVPDPRLAVLSSISGSKKLIPAAVTFVDIAGLVAGASQGEGLGNQFLANIRETQAILHVVRCFENDDVIHVAGRVDPIADIEVINLELILSDMQMVENALQKLEKQLKSKKELQPLHDALKKAQAHLNASKPVRSLSLTPEEKQLLSTYPFLTNKKIVYAANVAEDSLPSMENEHVQKVRAYAEKEGSMVIPICARLEEEVSQLSEADAAEFLQSLGLKETGLNRLVKAAFETLDLITFLTTGEMETRAWTIEKGMTAQESAGKIHTDIQKGFIRAEVISYQDFVHYKGRVGAREAGKARSEGKEYIVKDGDVILFFHN
- a CDS encoding N-6 DNA methylase codes for the protein MQDLFITTTPFLQPLLLKELQEMGVPSIRQGLAGLFIPREMEWVYKINYCSRFATRVLWPFLQFRCEDREDLYRGAYDIDWPGIFSADQTFAIDANVTSPTIRHSLFAAQVVKDAICDRFRKARLDRPSVKTDDPDVQFNLFIYNGIATLSLDTSGAPLFKRGWRTQTGDAPLPESVAAAVLSLSNFSSDEILCDPFCGSGTILIEAAFHLTQTPSGFFRKSWGFFNHPNFSESEWQKVKAEADHHRTPLPSGKLFGADKDPMAINMCAHNLKNANFEYEIEVTPKDIRSYFPETPPTLILSNPPYGKRLQTSMELYQALGHFMKTRCAKGCRASILCPDENLMKNSGLTIVRKQPVSYGGISLFLFHLTAE
- a CDS encoding FAD synthetase family protein, whose amino-acid sequence is MLIIDDLSEIPALPGPISLSIGNFDGVHLGHKSLLSRLRERAGPNGTSAILSFINHPATVLAGKPAAPAICTLEHKIELLKRAGVDLAIFLTFSKELAKEPFDLFLKQIKKKLPFSFLILGKGAAFGHARQGDETRVKAVEKELDFQAEYLSKEELNGEVVSSGRIRKEIEKGDLALLEKLLNRPYSIYARVGENGAVHCKDLALLPSGSYEVCCKSDQKKIFTTAKIDREHSAIAIDLSSAYHLSSSDPVEIIFKV
- the sctV gene encoding type III secretion system export apparatus subunit SctV; the protein is MKDFITKLSKALSGSKILETLARSSDVILAFFIIIIIMVIIIPISPGILDSLIALNMTISVALLMVALYIPKAVQLSMFPSLLLITTLFRLGIEIAATKLILLHADAGHIILAFGNFVVGGSFIVGGIVFLIITIVQFIVVTKGAERVAEVAARFTLDAMPGKQMSIDADMRSGVIDANQARELRLALAKESQLYGAMDGAMKFVKGDVIAGIVIALINIVGGLIIGVAMHGMTAMRAAQIYTLLSIGGGLVTQIPSLLISLTAGIVTTRVSSDKKDTNLGREISTQLLGQPKAIMIASGVLFAMGWIKGFPTIVFTVLSLGLGTAGFVTWYKAKKRVAKAAAGISGARVETDVEGHAVVRGPADEYALTLPVILEVGKNLSAIIKKERQGLTFIEDMIPKMRLALYQDLGVRFPGVHVRTDSPTLEADEYSIFLNEVPIVRGKILEGYLLTNESPDNLRRYNLPFTTTKSSAGQPSLWVDSKYQEILQKAGIKFWKALDVMILHLSFFYRQYAAEFIGIQEVRGILEFVEKSYPDLVKEVTRLVPLQKLTEIYKRLVQEQVSIKDLRTIMEALSEWAQTEKDTVLLTEYVRSSLKRYISYKYSQGQSILSVYLLDPEIEDMVRGAIKQTSAGSYLALDPDSVQLILQSMRNTIVPTPSGGQPPVLLTAIDVRRFVRKLIEGEYPELAVVSYQEVVPEIRIQPLGRIQLS
- the infB gene encoding translation initiation factor IF-2; translated protein: MAKNLKLNIKNAQLAEALNLGKAKKPAAPKKKEVEPVAPPPAPPIEEQPRKEEIVAQERAAPEVKPEPPKKEPAKAAKEPLEEIDDRPPPPPREEKPVKLGPVEPRERQPYVPRQSSGDERPAFRRPSPSYPSQGAAPGGGRPPYQPRPPFRPSYPPRPGAPSGGGYPPRTGGPSTGGYPPRTGGPSGGYPPRTGGPSTGYPPRTGGGYPPRTGGPGGYGAPRRPTAPTEAPKALPSKREDKGPGGAPRKAGFKEFRDVKPQKRTGEGQRFDSRDRQGLRDSEDETWRKKRPSHKMRPGEIEETIIRPKELNVRIPISVKDLASAMKLKASQLLAKLLMQGVVLTLNDMLDDETTVQLLGHEFECEIKIDRTEEERIRITDKTIKQEILESTPASLVLRPPVVTFMGHVDHGKTSLIDKIRSTNIAAGEAGAITQHIGAFKCHTAVGDITILDTPGHEAFSAMRSRGADVTDIIVLVIAGDEGMRAQTLEAIEQATKAAVPILVAINKSDKPNFNPETVYRQLADNNLLPEPWGGTTITVNCSAHTGAGVKELLEMLALQAEILELKANPHARARGAVIESEMHKGMGPVATLLVKNGTLRIGDPVVFDQHWARVKTMQDERGKEMTEAGPSTPVKITGLSGLPEAGSDFIVVKNEKEARDLSYERTLGKKHATMSISKRAPIESFMEQTGGKLVKKTLSLILRADVQGSLDALKNSIAKILSKKVDINVISADVGEISESDIELAAASKAPIIGFHTKIASHADRMIKELKVVVKTHDVIYHAVDDIKEIMLALLDKIPQENDTGSAEVKTTFKASQLGVIAGCQVLDGTIKRNNHIRVIRDKEVVWKGAISSLRRVKEDVREVSKGYECGILLNNYNDVKVGDILQAYEITYLQQEL
- the sctU gene encoding type III secretion system export apparatus subunit SctU gives rise to the protein MAEKTEKATPKKLRDARKKGQVAKAQDFPSALTFIVSIAATIVSGGYLYEELSSYFITTFKRSATDIDLANRAGGYLEEAITVIMNCTWPVLVITVCVGVMTNFLLVGPMFSAEALKPDLQRLNPVTNIKNLFKFKTLFELIKSILKIAGAVILIYSVVWDSLGDIISTAGMPISGILALFNSFLFKVILRVGIFFIAIAVADLVYQRRNFAKEMKMEKFEVKQEYKDTEGDPHIKSKRRQQAQEIAYQEGPSAARRARAIVTNPIHIAVAIEYDEEKEPAPKIVTMGQGPIADRIIQIAVQHNIPVMRNVPLAHTLFEKGKIGEYVPEETYQAIAEILRWLKGIEGPEAIHEELFKK
- the rbfA gene encoding 30S ribosome-binding factor RbfA — translated: MAKKRIERLNSLLKEVLSEVIREDVRDPRLSPLVSVTRVDITNDLQHAKVYISVIGTKLQKESTIQALQSAAGFVALTASKKVVMRYFPALNFKLDQALEEQLRIEEVLGEIHKEQKSRKEPPAEQEP
- the truB gene encoding tRNA pseudouridine(55) synthase TruB: MHDLSGILLIDKPAGRSSFSLIPVLRRLTGVQTIGHAGTLDPFATGVLVMLVGRSFTKQSDQFLASEKEYRAQVKLGIATDTFDCDGKPIATSEKVPSLQEIEECLKKFQGKILQTPPMFSAKKVKGKKLYELARKGIEIERAPVEITLSTTLISYAYPFLDLTVACSKGTYIRSIADELGRELGCFGHLSSLVRTRSGSFNLSECHSWEQISSPSFDFKASLKK